The following proteins come from a genomic window of Clupea harengus chromosome 22, Ch_v2.0.2, whole genome shotgun sequence:
- the unc93b1 gene encoding protein unc-93 homolog B1, with amino-acid sequence MADAEDNIYREAEVPGAPANGNVEGPAAHEVEGNIQEQVEEFLGPHPDYDEEEEERKYYRRKRLGVVKNVVGASVAGMIVYSVYLGLLQMQLILHYDETYREVKYGTLGLEDIDNKMLMGINVTPIIGLLYTPVLIRFLGTKWMMFLASGIYALFVSTNYWERYYTLVPSAVAIGAAIVPLWASLGNYITRMAQQYYEYTNYKEAHVQEQKKPPKGAFFPYIVIFQSVFYIIFHLCFVFAEFPMAFFLNTHLNEPRHILYNVKTCGANGHGIIPGLNKTVLHSLPRSLMLIEVESVLMGAAFVAMIIFLAVCGAAYRPTEEIDLRSIGWGNIFQLPFKHLRDYRLRLLIPFFFYSGFEVFFAINGIILSYGVCSVGLKKVWLLVLVYGLSSSACSALSLCLLRVPRHLTLLGGAVLHLGVMVGLMCWSPQPLNDTIKPHPTDPLPVLLVLIALWGLGTALNKTSLSILLGMLYEDKERLDFVFTIYHWCQAIAIFIVYLWSNLPMRAKLAILLVTLLVAMFCYWRMERQLAKKVPFRLPRIPRPRHKVKGYRYLEEENSDESDMEQSGDEEQQHDDDEEDRDTEEEEVREAGAGADGDAASLGSQHPPGPRGRHRRRDDTYEQAGAREEYAQPM; translated from the exons atggcagacGCAGAAGATAATATATATCGCGAAGCTGAAGTCCCTGGAGCACCTGCCAACGGAAATGTGGAAGGTCCCGCAGCACACGAAGTTGAGGGCAACATCCAAGAGCAG GTGGAAGAATTCCTTGGTCCTCACCCAGActatgatgaggaagaggaagagaggaagtaCTACAGGCGGAAGAGGCTGGGTGTGGTGAAGAATGTGGTGGGAGCCAGTGTAGCTGGAATGATTGTCTACAGTGTTTATTTGG GCCTGTTGCAGATGCAGTTGATTCTGCATTATGACGAGACCTACAGAGAGGTGAAGTATGGTACCCTAGGCCTGGAAGACATTGACAACAAGATGCTCATGGGTATTAATGTCACACCTATCATTGGCCTGCTATACACCCCTGTGCTCATCAG ATTTCTGGGCACCAAGTGGATGATGTTTTTGGCATCTGGCATCTATGCTCTTTTCGTTTCGACCAATTACTGGGAGCGATACTACACCCTGGTGCCGTCGGCAGTGGCTATTGGTGCAGCTATCGTCCCTCTCTGGGCTTCTTTGGGAAACTACATCACAAG GATGGCTCAGCAGTACTATGAGTACACAAATTATAAGGAAGCCCATGTTCAGGAGCAGAAGAAGCCACCCAAGGGGGCCTTTTTCCCCTACATTGTCATCTTCCAGTCCGTTTTCTACATCATCTTTCAT CTCTGCTTTGTCTTTGCTGAGTTTCCCATGGCCTTCTTCCTCAATACGCACTTGAACGAGCCCAGACACATCCTCTACAACGTGAAGACCTGTG GTGCAAATGGCCATGGCATCATCCCGGGATTGAACAAGACGGTATTGCACAGTCTGCCCCGGTCTCTAATGCTCATCGAGGTGGAGAGTGTCCTAATGGGAGCAGCCTTTGTGGCCATGATCATC TTCCTGGCAGTGTGTGGAGCTGCTTACCGACCCACAGAGGAAATCGACCTCCGGAGCATAGGCTGGGGCAACATCTTCCAGCTGCCCTTCAAGCACCTGCGAGACTACCGCCTCCGCCTGCTCAtccccttcttcttctactCCGGGTTCGAGGTGTTCTTCGCCATTAACGGGATCATACTG TCATATGGGGTGTGCTCTGTGGGCCTGAAGAAGGTGTggctgctggtgttggtgtatgGCTTGTCCTCCTCCGCCTGCTCCGCCCTGTCGCTCTGCCTGCTGCGGGTGCCCCGCCACCTCACGCTCCTGGGGGGTGCCGTCCTGCACCTGGGTGTGATGGTGGGGCTCATGTGTTGGTCGCCCCAGCCGCTGAATGACACCATCAAGCCTCATCCGACTGACCCGCTGCCCGTGCTCCTGGTGCTGATCGCCCTGTGGGGCCTGGGCACGGCACTGAACAAAACCAGCCTCAGCA tcttGCTCGGGATGCTCTATGAGGATAAAGAGAGGCTGGATTTTGTCTTCACCATCTACCACTGGTGTCAAGCTATAGCCATCTTCATAGTCTACCTGTGGTCGAACCTGCCAATGCGA GCGAAGCTAGCCATCCTTCTCGTCACCCTGCTCGTGGCCATGTTTTGCTACTGGCGAATGGAGCGTCAGCTGGCCAAGAAGGTGCCCTTCCGGCTGCCCCGGATCCCCCGGCCACGGCACAAG GTGAAGGGCTACCGCtacctggaggaggagaactCAGACGAATCCGACATGGAGCAGAGTGGGGACGAGGAGCAGcagcatgatgatgatgaggaggacagagatactgaggaagaggaggtacgAGAGGCCGGCGCCGGAGCAGATGGGGATGCTGCATCACTGGGCTCCCAACACCCACCGGGCCCACGTGGTCGTCATCGACGACGGGATGACACCTACGAACAGGCAGGGGCTAGGGAGGAGTACGCTCAACCCAtgtga
- the cryba1l2 gene encoding crystallin, beta A1, like 2: MNKTNRTYMTHPVGMSGMGMGMGMSMGMGMGMSSFFKMVVFEQEHFQGKCQEFTSECCNINDCGFDNIRSIRVECGSWVGYEHIDMEGQQFILERGEYPHWDAYSGNLSYHVERMMSFRPIYCAAHQSSRMMIFEKENFLGRSVELCDDYPSLQAMGWCGTEVGSMHVQCGAFVCYEYPGYRGQQYIMECERHSGDYQRWKNWGSHCQTPKVQSIRRIQH; encoded by the exons ATGAACAAAACTAACAGGACCTACATGACCCATCCCGTGGGCATGTCAGGGatgggcatgggcatgggcatgAGCATGGGTATGGGCATGGGAATGTCCTCTTTTTTCAAG ATGGTAGTGTTTGAGCAGGAGCACTTCCAGGGCAAGTGCCAGGAGTTCACCTCCGAGTGCTGCAACATCAACGACTGCGGTTTTGACAACATCCGGTCCATTCGCGTGGAGTGTGGCTC ctgGGTGGGCTATGAGCACATAGACATGGAGGGCCAGCAGTTCATCCTGGAGCGCGGCGAGTACCCCCACTGGGACGCCTACAGCGGCAACCTGTCCTACCATGTGGAGAGGATGATGTCCTTCCGCCCCATCTACTGtgct GCCCACCAGAGCAGTCGCATGATGATCTTTGAGAAGGAGAACTTCCTGGGCCGTAGTGTGGAGCTGTGCGATGACTACCCCTCTCTGCAGGCCATGGGCTGGTGTGGAACTGAAGTGGGATCCATGCATGTGCAATGTGGCGC CTTTGTGTGCTATGAGTACCCAGGCTACAGGGGTCAGCAGTACATTATGGAGTGTGAGAGGCACAGTGGAGACTATCAGCGCTGGAAGAACTGGGGCTCCCACTGCCAGACCCCCAAAGTCCAGTCCATCCGCAGGATCCAGCACTGA